The Terracoccus luteus genome includes a region encoding these proteins:
- a CDS encoding bifunctional PIG-L family deacetylase/class I SAM-dependent methyltransferase, with product MVSPTAAAATPPTFRHDDAGTPEQQWLALPDWDGVRALEPFGPSGARRLVVVAAHPDDESLGAGGLIATAAELGVPVEVVVLTDGAASHPGSTSVTGDALAALRADETRSAVTALAPLAGVHLVGLPDGELARHVDAAVTALVAVVGERGPDTLLVAPWRGDGHTDHEAASVVASTAAVRTDSHVVEYPIWLWHWGTGEDVPWHDLRGLRLDDGARAAKAAALAAHASQVTPLSDGPGDEALLSPSMLAHFDRPHEVFVTPRAPHDDDAFERLHREVEEPWDTPTSWYEQRKRAVTLAALPHQRYGRALEVGCSTGQLARALADRCDHLLALDRADSAVERARAAIAGQQHVEVRRATVPRDWPHAQFDLVVVSEVGYFLSPLDLDGVIDRVERCLAPDGAVVLCHWRHPIEGWPLTGDRVHERWAERTGRPPVVTHLERDFALVVHAARGVSP from the coding sequence GTGGTGAGCCCCACCGCTGCGGCCGCGACGCCTCCCACCTTCCGCCACGACGACGCCGGCACCCCCGAGCAGCAGTGGCTGGCCCTGCCCGACTGGGACGGGGTGCGCGCCCTCGAGCCGTTCGGCCCCTCGGGCGCCCGCCGGCTCGTGGTCGTCGCCGCGCACCCCGACGACGAGAGCCTCGGCGCCGGCGGCCTCATCGCCACGGCGGCCGAGCTCGGCGTGCCGGTCGAGGTCGTCGTGCTCACCGACGGGGCCGCCTCGCACCCGGGCTCGACCTCGGTGACCGGCGACGCCCTCGCCGCGCTGCGCGCCGACGAGACCCGCTCCGCCGTCACCGCCCTCGCGCCCCTCGCGGGCGTGCACCTCGTGGGGCTGCCCGACGGCGAGCTCGCCCGGCACGTCGACGCCGCCGTCACCGCCCTCGTCGCGGTCGTCGGCGAACGCGGCCCCGACACCCTGCTCGTCGCCCCGTGGCGGGGTGACGGCCACACCGACCACGAGGCCGCGTCGGTCGTCGCCTCGACCGCCGCCGTGCGCACCGACAGCCATGTCGTCGAGTACCCGATCTGGTTGTGGCACTGGGGAACTGGAGAGGACGTGCCGTGGCACGACCTCCGCGGTCTTCGGCTCGACGACGGCGCCCGCGCCGCCAAGGCGGCCGCCCTCGCGGCCCACGCCAGCCAGGTGACGCCGCTCTCGGACGGGCCCGGCGACGAGGCCCTGCTCTCACCGTCGATGCTCGCGCACTTCGACCGGCCCCACGAGGTCTTCGTGACGCCGCGCGCCCCGCACGACGACGACGCCTTCGAGCGCCTGCACCGTGAGGTCGAGGAGCCGTGGGACACCCCGACGTCGTGGTACGAGCAGCGCAAGCGCGCCGTCACCCTCGCCGCCCTGCCGCACCAGCGCTACGGCCGCGCCCTCGAGGTGGGCTGCTCGACCGGGCAGCTGGCCCGGGCCCTCGCCGACCGCTGCGACCACCTGCTGGCCCTCGACCGGGCCGACTCGGCGGTCGAGCGGGCCCGCGCCGCCATCGCCGGGCAGCAGCACGTCGAGGTGCGCCGGGCGACGGTGCCCCGCGACTGGCCGCACGCGCAGTTCGACCTCGTCGTCGTCAGCGAGGTGGGCTACTTCCTCAGCCCCCTCGACCTCGACGGCGTCATCGACCGCGTCGAGCGCTGCCTCGCCCCCGACGGCGCCGTCGTGCTGTGCCACTGGCGCCACCCGATCGAGGGCTGGCCCCTCACCGGTGACCGCGTCCACGAGCGCTGGGCCGAGCGCACCGGCCGCCCGCCCGTCGTCACCCACCTCGAGCGCGACTTCGCCCTCGTCGTGCACGCCGCCCGCGGGGTGTCCCCGTGA
- a CDS encoding glycosyltransferase, giving the protein MSAVPVTPVERVEVVVPVRDEQDLLGRCLTALEVAVTRLASERPGIRCGVTVVLDRCTDGSAGVVAGFPTVRVVTSDAGSAGAARACGLRHLDDATAPDGVWVANTDADSVVPAHWLTGQVELAEAGARLVVGTVAPDPGDVDTGVLDRWWAQHRLADEHEHVHGANLGFRLDVYRAVGGWAPLAEHEDLDLVVRLRARGGAVATDAVRVLTSGRQHGRTPGGFARYLRELAASTRPLSTAPPVVGGP; this is encoded by the coding sequence GTGAGCGCCGTGCCCGTCACACCGGTCGAGCGGGTCGAGGTCGTCGTGCCCGTCCGCGACGAGCAGGACCTGCTCGGTCGCTGCCTCACCGCGCTCGAGGTGGCGGTCACGCGGCTCGCGAGCGAGCGACCCGGCATCCGCTGCGGGGTGACCGTCGTGCTCGACCGCTGCACCGACGGCTCGGCGGGTGTCGTCGCCGGCTTCCCGACCGTGCGCGTCGTCACCTCGGATGCCGGCTCGGCCGGCGCCGCGCGGGCGTGCGGTCTGCGCCACCTCGACGACGCCACCGCCCCGGACGGCGTGTGGGTGGCCAACACCGACGCCGACAGCGTCGTGCCCGCGCACTGGCTCACCGGGCAGGTCGAGCTCGCCGAGGCGGGCGCCCGCCTCGTCGTCGGCACCGTCGCCCCCGACCCGGGCGACGTCGACACGGGCGTGCTCGACCGGTGGTGGGCCCAGCACCGGCTCGCCGACGAGCACGAGCACGTCCACGGCGCCAACCTCGGCTTCCGGCTCGACGTCTACCGGGCCGTCGGAGGCTGGGCCCCGCTCGCCGAGCACGAGGACCTCGACCTCGTCGTCCGGCTCCGCGCCCGTGGGGGCGCGGTGGCCACGGACGCCGTTCGGGTACTCACCTCTGGGCGACAGCACGGCCGCACGCCGGGCGGTTTCGCCCGGTACCTGCGCGAGCTGGCCGCCTCCACCCGACCGCTGTCGACCGCTCCCCCCGTGGTGGGTGGGCCGTGA